The genomic DNA ATCCGTGACTGCTACAACTCGTAGCCTGCTACTTAGCCACGAGGAACACAAACACGCGTAGAAGAAGGATCCCAGGCTTCCTGGCTCCCGCAGAAGCAACGGCAGCCCGATCCCAGACTGGTCAACTCAATTCCCGACTTGCTACGGATTTATCAGGTTCGGATCCGGCGCGGTTACAATAAAgggtgtgagagagagagaggggcgaACCATGGCGCGTAGAACTCGACGAGGGCGGCGCGGTCCTGCCCGACCTCCTTCTCGAAGTCGGCCTCCGTCAGGGCCACCacatcgtcggcggcggccggcgagacggccgcggccgcggcggcgaggagcagcaggaggccgAGGGCTTTGCGGGAGATCTGAGGAGGCGCCATGAGATGCGTGCGATGTGACTTGCGAGCTCgagtgaaaaaaaaggaaaaatcggGCAAGAGGGAAGTCGATTAAGTACTGGATTAGGGAAGGGTTAAATTTTAAAACAATTTGTGGGGCCCAGGGCACGTGAAACGCATTGCCTGGGAGGAGGGATCCGTTTCTTCTACGCCAGCAGGATTTTCACCGGCAACTACGCAACATGACGTCACTGAACAAAAGGTGGAGCACAGACGCACAGTCGAACAGAGTTTGGATTCTCGAAGAACGAAGATGTTTGACATCGCCTAGAACagaaaagaaggaaatcaaAGGTGtgcaatagaaaaaaaaaagaggaaatcaAACGAAAATCATATTCAGACGATAGAGAGATAAATAGACTTCGTTCAAACCAAATCATCTCCATAAAGAAAAGAATTCAGAAACTAGGGCAAGACATCGGGTATCGAATTTGCGATCATGTCGCTGAGGGACGAGATCTTAATGAGTCTTGGTAATATTTTGTTTCTAACACACTGGTTGGAGTAGCATTCTATGCTCGTTGGTTTGGTATGGATGATAACTGAGGTTGCTTCGTGGTAAGTGGTAACCATATAATCCATCATCCGCCATAACCAAATGGTCGTGCGGCAGTAGTGTGAGATTAGGCTTGAGGTGGCCCTTTAGATGTTTCATCGATAGTCCTAGAGATTCGTTCTTTGAGACATGCAACTAGACATTTGGTCTTCATCGCCCTCTCTACTATTGGCGGTAGGATTGGCATCGACGGGAAACAAAATAGAGTTGCTACGTTGACGGATACCCGTGGAGAAGGAGATTTATCAAATTTATTTGTAACCTTTCTGCATTGATTTTATTTTCCTTAGTATAAATGCATATTTCGTTGAAGAAAAGGACAGCTTTTATTAAGATACACTTTCCTCTATAACTCAGTCCACCTTGGTCCCTTTCATGTACAATAATGCATATCTTTTCGTTTTCATTTGTTTTCTGAATGTTCATTCTATTATCTTAGCCAAGCAATAGTTCTCTACTCTAAATTTCACTACTCATCGTGTTGAATTCTATAGATTGACTTTTCAACCAAGGTTAGGCGCACAGTTTAATGGATGCCTTTATAGAAGAGTTTGGAATGTCATGGATTTGGCAGATGTTGTACTAGGAACATTTTCATTTTTCCGACCATGTTTGCAAATTTTAGCAAGTTCTATTTAGATGTTTGTGTAGAATCTGATGTACAGGAAAATCTAGTGCTTCAAAAAAGTTCGTTGGGAAAtcaaacaagaaaagaaaacgtGCTTGTTGAATCAAAATTCCAATAGAAATGTGTAAATTTTGCCAAATTCTATTAGATGCTTTGTGTAGAATCTGATGTACAGGAAACCCTAGTGCTTCAAAAAGGAGTTCTTTGGGAAATCAAACACcaatcttttttttgaaactgcaAACACCAatcaaataagaaaataaaaccCATGTGCTTGTTGAATCAAATttccaacaaaaaaaacaaccaaaaaaaaaacggaaaagcagccaaaaaaaataaaacgcTAGAGGGAGGGCTCGAACATCCGAGCCATATGCTCTAACCAACAACAGAGCTACTCCAAGCTGAACCAAAAATTTGGAGAAATCAGTTTAACTAATACGTTATACAAATGTTCAAGATGTAAACAATAAGCATCGCTCCTGCAGCTGTAAACACTTTTAAAAATACGACAAATTGCAAGAGGagttttcaaaacaaaaaaaatcaatgtttTCAAACTTCAGGAGGAGTTTTGAACGTAAATGTTGTTGACCAATTGTTTCTGGATACAATGAGCCGATGCGTCTCTGTACAACTTGTTGCCCGGTGAGGTGAGTACGTGAGAAAGGCCACTTCCTGCTCTGTCATACCATGCTCACGAACACGAAGAAGTTTTATCTCAAAGAACTAGCCCTACTTCGAACATAAGAATTTCATAGATAATACTTGGCTTACCATATGATCCGTACTTCCCTAGCACAGTTATAAACACATGGCATAAGAAATTCATAGGAGCCATACCACTCTTCCTAATCATGAAGGATGTAAATACATGTAAGACTAAGACTAATCTGAAGGATGTAAATATATGTAAGGCTAGTCTTAATGGtaatttcatgagcattaaatttgTTACCATATCAACAATTTTGCTAACTTGGCTAGGCTGTTATGAGGGGAGTTCCATCAGATGAGAGATGACTGTCATCGCCATGACACCCAATAGGCACAATTAAAAAATTGTCAACGAAACTGTACATTGGGACTAGCCTAATAATATtataagagggtgtttggatccgtTAGAAAATTTTCTTTAGAGAATAAATCCAGTCCAGTTTACTTCACCGAAACACAGCGTACATAAGTTTAAAGTTTAGTACTAAACATGGCTTACACTAGAGATTATGAAAACCAGCTTTAAAAAGCCTGTAGCTTTCATAATCTGGTTTTCATGATCACACGAGTTACCGCCGTTCCACACACGGCCGCGAGAGCCCGCAGCGTGCGATTCATGGCAAGGCGTTGACCAGACCACCACGTCAACCCCAGGGCCCACCATTGCCATGATGACGTGGCCTACCGGAGTGCACCTAGCAATTCACCCTGACCACAAAAGCAGGGGCCGAGTCCACGTGGATCCTTCCCATTCGCTCGGGAGCCCAACATCCGGCCTCCCATTGGTCCACGTCACGCGCTCCACGTCCCCCGCCCACTTCTTTCCCCGATTCCTTCTAGAAAGTTTTAAACCGCGGAGGGCCActgaggaggaagacgaagggggaggcgacgccggcgacgacgagggagACGAGTCGACGAGGCAGAGGAACCCGCGGCAGGCacgctcgcgcgcgcgcgcgcgtaaGTACGCCTCCTTTCTTCTCCCCGCGCGGGAGCGAGCTCGCGGCCGCCGGTGGCCCGGTGGAGTGTGTGCGAGGAGTAGGGGGAGTGCCTCGAGGAGGCGGGAGCGGGATGGCGGCGCCGgggaagggaggggcggcgcggatcGCTGCCGCCTTCATCGTCCTACTGCATCTCGTTGCGGCGATCGCCGGGTAAGGGTTTGGGCGCGGATCAGCTGTCGATCTTCGAGATCCCATCGCTTTTTATTCCCTGACTGATTAGGCTCTTAGAAATACGTTTTCCGCTGTTTTGATCCGGTTCCCTCCGAATTCACAGGGTTTTTCCTGTTAATTTTTTTGTCGCATTTATCTGTTCCTGGTACATTGGGTTGAGATCTGTGTGCTCGACTCCCTTTGCTTTTAATCAAGAATGCTTTCGATTTGACTGAAATTTCATGGCGGTGGCGCAGGAAGAGCTACTACGACGTGCTGCAAGTGCCCAAGGGCGCGTCGGAGGATCAGATCAAGAGGTCGTACCGCAAGCTCGCGCTCAAGTACCACCCCGACAAGAACCCCAACAATGAGGAGGCAACCAAGCGCTTCGCCGAGATCAACAACGGTACTAGTCGCCTAGTACTCTTCGAATGGAATGGATAACCTGAAATTGACCAACTGCGCTGGAAGTTTGACAAATGTGTTGTGTTGCAGCGTACGAGGTGCTGACTGaccaggagaagaggaagatctATGACCGGTATGGTGAGGAGGGATTGAAGCAGTTCCAaggccggggaggcggcggtggtgggatgAATATTCAGGACATCTTCAGCAGGTAAGGAGAATGGTACCAATCATCTGCTGCTGTCATTCCAATCGTGGCATGTCTGTAGATAGTGAGCCTCAGGACTAACTTATCTAAGCTGTTAAAAATTTACATTACAAATGATGTTGTGCAGAATTAGAGTGATCTTTGAAAAATAAGAAAGTAGAGGCTTCAACAGGTCGAACTAGAAGTCCTGTATTGCCCACTTGCCCCTAGGTTGGTGTGTATGTGTGTACACATGGATCTCTAGCATACAGATGATGCAGAAAATTGTCAATATAACTGGTTCTCGCAATGAGGGATGAAATTTCAAATGTAGCGAGTAGACTACCTTGCTCTTATGCACTTGATTGATGTGCATTAACTTGCAAAACGGAACTTTTGATTTGTCACTCTCAAATCCTAATTGCCAGAGTATGAAAGATCTGGAAATGTGTATGTTCCATTCTGTAGGATTTCTGTGTCAGTGATAGTTTGATAGCATCACCTTAATGGTACTGGAAAATGTGACACTTGACTGTTTATCATTCCATTGGACCATGTTTGGGAAGACTGTTGGCGTATAGGAGAATTGGAGAAAGAAGTGTCTTTCCTGCACATGAACTCATGCATTCCAAACATTGTCCTAACAAGCAATCAACTTCATGTCTAATCCACCATCCATCAGGTCACAGAAACGTGTCCTTACGGACATCAAACAACTcctcaaatacaatcatgaaaaccattttattttctaatttacGCCTTTCATTGGAACTTCCTTGGAAAGTTGTAGGCTAAAAGATAACAAAGGCATAGTGTTTTCAGTATTTCAATCTCAATGTACTAAATTATGTATCAATGGGGAAAGTTTAGATTGTTGGACTCCCTTTTGTCTGGTGGCAGTATATAAATCATTTTGGAGTTGTGGCCAGATATTATTTGGTTGTTTTTGCATATCAGCATATCTCTTGCAACAGCATCAGCTGGATGCACCTCAACTGTAAATCCAAATAATTTATCTATTCTTACTGCACCCCCAAATGGTTTTGCACTATCTTTCGTTATTTAGTGTTCACTTTGTTGATCTTTTTTTCACAaattattttagcttttttggtggtggtggtgggatggaagaggaggaagaacagatctTAAAGGGTGACGAGGTGGTTGTTGAACTGGATGCTTCACTAGAGGACTTGTACATGGGCGGTTCTCTAAAGGTAACTTGATTTATCTAGCTTACAGACAAGTATAGCTGAGTGTTCACCTTGCTTTTATAATTTTGTCCTGACAACTAAAAACATGCTTTGAAAAGTGTTACCTCTAGTATTGTTCCTAGTATATTTCTTAAGTGGGCTGTACTGTGTCGTGCACAAAGGAAaagtttatttatttttctattttcacATGTGATAGGTTTGGAGAGAGAAAAATGTCATAAAACCAGCAGCGGGAAAGAGGCAGTGCAATTGTAGGAACGAAGTTTACCATCGACAAATTGGTCCTGGAATGTATCAACAGATGACTGAGCAGGTAATTTTCTAGTTACATTATGCATGGTCTATATTTTAATCCATTCATAGTTTTCTGTACTGAGGATGTTCCCTATCTTTTTAGGTCTGCGACCAATGTCCAAATGTGAAATTTGTACGAGAAGGTGAATTTTTAACTGTTGATATTGAGAAGGGAATGCAAGATGGACAGGTATGAAGCAGCTGTTTTATCTGTCCTCTAGTCGCTAACTATGGATGTATTTTTCCATATTGACATATTGTTCCATGTGCCATTGATCCGATATTATCTATGCCATATTTTCTCTTCTAGCATGCACAAACGTGGATGTGTGACACACGTTGTCTACTTCTTATCATGTACTTGGTTACAGTGCTGCACTAAATGCGTAAAACCATTACTCTAAGAAAGCCATTCGGTTTTGATCACTTAGTTGCTTACAATTTGCAAAGACCGGATTAAATTGGAAAACTGGCTTGTTTACTGCTTGCTACTGCCCATCAGTGTTGCTTTTGACTCGGTAGGTTTGAATTGCTTGCAGATATTGCAACCTTGGGCTTCTGTAGAAACATAATAAGTTAGTTTTTACAGCTTCTCCTGTATGTTTGAGTTTCCTTGAAGAGAATCCTGCAGATAAGATGCCATGGTTCTGATTTGTAACACTATGACATACCCTTGTCCGATTCCCGTCATGACCTAATTTGAGGGTTATCATCTAATAATGTCTTTCATTTGCACTTTGAGGCCATTTTTGTCTGTCCTGCCCGAACATTATGTTTTAAACATCTGATACATCCAGGCCTTAATTTTTGTGGAATGTTAATGGTAGCAtcatctgaatt from Setaria italica strain Yugu1 chromosome VII, Setaria_italica_v2.0, whole genome shotgun sequence includes the following:
- the LOC101756561 gene encoding dnaJ protein ERDJ3B, which produces MAAPGKGGAARIAAAFIVLLHLVAAIAGKSYYDVLQVPKGASEDQIKRSYRKLALKYHPDKNPNNEEATKRFAEINNAYEVLTDQEKRKIYDRYGEEGLKQFQGRGGGGGGMNIQDIFSSFFGGGGGMEEEEEQILKGDEVVVELDASLEDLYMGGSLKVWREKNVIKPAAGKRQCNCRNEVYHRQIGPGMYQQMTEQVCDQCPNVKFVREGEFLTVDIEKGMQDGQEVLFFEEGEPKIDGEPGDLKFRIRTAPHGRFRREGNDLHATATISLLQALVGFEKTIKHLDNHLVEIGTKSITKPKEIRKFKGEGMPLYQSNKKGDLYVTFEVLFPKTLTDDQKAKLKDILV